In one window of Hymenobacter nivis DNA:
- a CDS encoding sugar phosphate isomerase/epimerase family protein: MTTLQGPAIFLAQFIGDEAPFNSLESICGWAAGLGYKGIQMPTLDARFIDLQKAAESKTYADEIKGIVNAAGLEITELSTHLQGQLVAVNPAYDKLFDGFAPEAYRNNPAARQQWAVQQVKYAAQASQNLGLKAHATFSGALLWPMVYPWPQRPAGLVDEGFTELARRWTPILDEFDRCGVDLCYEVHAGEDLHDGITYEMFLDKVHHHPRACLLYDPSHFVLQCLDYLEYIDIYHERIKMFHVKDAEFNPTGRQGVYGGYQSWLDRAGRFRSLGDGQVDFKAIFSKMAQYDFAGWAVLEWECALKNSEDGAREGAQFIRDHIIRVTDKAFDDFANTATDPEFNKTLLGL; the protein is encoded by the coding sequence ATGACTACCCTCCAGGGCCCCGCCATTTTCCTGGCCCAATTTATCGGCGACGAAGCCCCGTTCAACAGCCTGGAATCCATCTGCGGCTGGGCCGCCGGCCTTGGCTACAAAGGCATTCAAATGCCTACGCTCGACGCGCGCTTCATTGACCTGCAAAAGGCGGCCGAAAGCAAAACCTACGCCGACGAAATCAAGGGCATCGTGAACGCGGCGGGCCTGGAAATCACCGAGTTGTCTACGCACTTGCAGGGCCAGCTGGTGGCCGTGAACCCGGCTTACGATAAACTGTTCGACGGCTTTGCGCCGGAGGCGTACCGCAACAACCCCGCCGCGCGGCAGCAGTGGGCTGTGCAGCAGGTGAAATACGCCGCGCAGGCCTCGCAAAACCTGGGCCTCAAGGCGCACGCCACCTTCAGCGGGGCTCTGCTCTGGCCGATGGTCTATCCCTGGCCCCAGCGCCCGGCCGGCTTAGTCGACGAAGGCTTTACTGAATTAGCCCGTCGCTGGACGCCCATTCTGGACGAGTTTGACCGCTGCGGCGTGGACTTGTGCTATGAGGTGCACGCCGGTGAGGACCTGCACGACGGCATCACTTACGAGATGTTCCTGGACAAGGTGCACCATCACCCACGCGCCTGCCTACTCTACGACCCCTCGCACTTCGTGCTGCAATGCCTTGATTACCTGGAGTACATCGACATCTACCACGAGCGGATCAAGATGTTTCACGTCAAGGACGCCGAGTTCAATCCCACCGGCCGCCAGGGCGTATACGGCGGCTACCAGAGCTGGCTCGACCGGGCCGGTCGCTTTCGCTCGCTGGGCGACGGGCAGGTGGATTTCAAAGCCATTTTCAGTAAAATGGCTCAGTATGACTTCGCCGGTTGGGCCGTGCTGGAGTGGGAATGTGCCCTCAAAAACTCGGAGGACGGGGCCCGCGAAGGGGCCCAATTCATCCGCGACCACATCATTCGGGTCACCGATAAGGCGTTTGATGACTTCGCTAATACCGCCACCGACCCGGAATTCAATAAAACTCTGTTAGGCTTGTAA
- a CDS encoding Gfo/Idh/MocA family protein has product MKLRLGMIGGGQGAFIGAVHRIAASLDGLYELTAGAFSSDAAKSQATGVLLGLVPGRVYGSYEELITREKQLTAAERVQVISIVTPNYLHFAPAKMALENGFDVILDKPMTFSLAEAKQLQAVAEASGRLLCLTHTYTGYPMVKEARQILAAGTLGPIRKAYVEYPQGWLSSFEEGGANKQAAWRTDPARSGVAGAMGDIGTHAFNLLEYVTGLHVTRLCADINTVVPGRQLDDDGAVLLKLSNGASAVLMASQIAAGEENNVRIRVYGDQGGLEWQQVDANTLQVKWLDRPTEIRRTGTGYVGSFAQHNTRVPAGHPEGYLEAFANLYRNFALSLQARDAGTTASPEALDYPSIADGVRGMAFIENVIASGKSDKKWTEFTV; this is encoded by the coding sequence ATGAAATTACGATTGGGCATGATTGGCGGCGGGCAAGGGGCCTTCATTGGGGCCGTTCACCGCATTGCTGCTTCCCTCGATGGCTTATATGAGCTCACGGCTGGCGCTTTCAGCAGCGACGCGGCTAAATCACAGGCTACCGGCGTGCTGCTGGGCCTGGTCCCCGGCCGGGTATACGGCTCCTACGAAGAACTGATTACCCGGGAAAAACAGCTAACAGCGGCCGAGCGGGTGCAGGTCATTTCAATCGTCACGCCTAACTACCTGCACTTTGCGCCGGCCAAAATGGCCTTGGAAAACGGCTTCGATGTCATTCTTGACAAGCCGATGACGTTCTCGCTGGCCGAGGCCAAGCAACTGCAAGCCGTGGCCGAAGCCAGCGGCCGGCTGCTGTGCCTCACCCATACCTATACCGGCTACCCGATGGTGAAGGAGGCCCGGCAGATACTAGCTGCCGGCACCCTGGGGCCCATCCGCAAAGCCTACGTAGAATATCCGCAGGGCTGGCTCAGCAGCTTCGAGGAGGGCGGTGCCAACAAGCAGGCAGCCTGGCGCACCGACCCCGCCCGCAGTGGCGTGGCCGGGGCAATGGGCGACATTGGTACCCACGCCTTTAACCTGTTGGAGTACGTGACGGGCCTGCACGTGACGCGCCTGTGCGCCGACATTAACACGGTGGTGCCCGGCCGGCAGCTCGACGACGACGGCGCCGTGCTGTTGAAGTTGTCTAACGGTGCCAGCGCCGTGCTCATGGCCTCCCAGATTGCGGCCGGCGAGGAAAACAACGTCCGCATCCGTGTCTACGGTGATCAGGGGGGCCTGGAGTGGCAGCAAGTAGACGCCAACACGCTGCAAGTGAAGTGGCTGGACCGGCCCACCGAAATTCGGCGTACTGGCACCGGCTACGTCGGCTCCTTTGCCCAGCACAACACCCGCGTGCCCGCCGGCCACCCCGAAGGCTACCTGGAAGCCTTCGCCAACCTCTACCGCAACTTCGCCCTGAGCCTGCAAGCGCGCGACGCCGGCACAACCGCTTCGCCCGAAGCCCTTGACTACCCGAGTATTGCCGACGGCGTGCGCGGCATGGCGTTTATTGAGAACGTCATCGCCTCGGGTAAGTCGGACAAAAAATGGACCGAATTCACCGTTTGA